From one Plectropomus leopardus isolate mb chromosome 8, YSFRI_Pleo_2.0, whole genome shotgun sequence genomic stretch:
- the znf217 gene encoding zinc finger protein 217, whose translation MPTHSLSPFAESPDGLAQDILISNNASVPGPGSSMTPHTTYSEKAVLQPGGSVSCMFCDQTFTHQDELGPHVLTQHPTTFYEPAVLRVEAEFRIPGDRPRPKTSGLPIEKEEVHSCIVCSQVSQDASELETHMRKHKDYFTYCCNVCGRRFREPWFLKNHMRMHVKPGPKSKAQQDLETPATINGIVQDPALEPVVTVYKMCMVCGFFFPDHDSLAEHSKVHNREVEADKEKEKVDESPDKQDTFLQSLNLIPRSSGNSLQHERSSKWIPQLDPFNTYQAWQLATKGKIAAGPNNIKDLGQEASTDNEECGSDKEEMNIIWSEGQSDKATKEVLGRELKQQTEENAAPQRRSLMQKNKSIERPTTCEDCQRTFRTYHQLVLHSRVHKRERAGEESPTSSVDGKLSRVASLENAEEGCEEGFEEAENLGPGEDGFDRSKVRSKECSYCGKSFRSSYYLTVHLRTHTGEKPFKCPYCDYAAAQKTSLKYHLDRRHKDKPFMDISSRPLVPYPNDIKHGNDDENPAPNRSILWVPGARLCTNGTPEDRFDSIGGKLGKPLVQMKAEYEKLIAKSAYSPTDDVIVKCPAPVNLKMEREEIKDENSEAPLNLSLKVSLSIPASAEHRNGLIPLACSFCAYKTMYPEVLIMHKKLSHKDKSDATKKSGYGSLKQKRHTGCPPALEGKDVTPLPMIDRRHPRRTKSPPPQPAKPQEKTPVNPPHGPKRSPVHAPAHDAPETQRYTHNSDTHPSQESSSYTELMRKSNTSNKYATERPGPPDRVGIGERSYPARSGVIWHSDAARLCLSSRFGSLPQMDFGEPSSKRLKYAVPPGREADSGEKSGFRGPAGNVSNRMLISGRSVKTTSGPSTVSETLGPLKTTSAAMGGGLNSDWSMMNLLRSYPPSDLASLYHSAPPNPSHGGLANPRAGGRTVLYQHLPTLPNLQRRDPPGPFPNQRYGTTDKST comes from the exons ATGCCGACTCACTCATTGTCGCCGTTTGCGGAGAGCCCAGATGGACTTGCCCAAGATATTCTCATTAGCAACAATGCAAGCGTCCCAGGGCCGGGCTCGAGCATGACACCACACACCACGTACTCAGAGAAGGCTGTGTTGCAACCTGGAGGAAGTGTGTCTTGTATGTTCTGCGATCAGACTTTTACTCATCAGGATGAGCTAGGACCCCACGTGTTAACGCAGCACCCCACCACTTTCTATGAGCCGGCTGTGCTCAGAGTTGAGGCCGAATTCAGGATCCCAGGAGACAGACCCCGGCCCAAAACGAGCGGCCTCCCTATAGAGAAAGAGGAGGTTCACAGCTGTATTGTGTGCAGTCAGGTGTCACAAGATGCCAGTGAGCTGGAGACCCACATGAGAAAGCACAAGGACTACTTTACGTACTGCTGCAACGTGTGCGGACGCCGGTTTAGGGAGCCGTGGTTCCTCAAGAACCACATGAGGATGCACGTAAAACCAGGACCAAAGAGTAAAGCCCAGCAAGACCTGGAGACCCCGGCAACAATCAATGGCATCGTCCAAGACCCTGCTTTAGAGCCCGTGGTCACAGTTTACAAAATGTGCATGgtttgtgggtttttctttCCCGATCATGACAGTTTGGCTGAACATAGCAAAGTGCATAATCGAGAGGTGGAGGCTgacaaagagaaggagaaagtgGATGAATCTCCTGACAAACAGGACACATTTCTTCAGAGTCTAAACCTTATACCTCGCTCTTCAGGAAATAGTTTGCAACACGAGAGATCGTCAAAATGGATTCCCCAGCTGGATCCCTTCAACACATATCAGGCCTGGCAGCTCGCTACAAAAGGTAAGATAGCAGCTGGTCCAAATAATATCAAAGATCTTGGCCAGGAAGCCAGCACAGACAATGAAGAATGCGGCTCTGATAAGGAGGAGATGAATATTATTTGGTCTGAAGGACAATCGGACAAAGCTACAAAAGAGGTCCTCGGGAGAGAGCTTAAGCAGCAGACTGAGGAAAACGCAGCACCGCAGCGGAGGTCtctaatgcaaaaaaataagagcATAGAAAGGCCAACCACGTGTGAGGACTGTCAGAGAACCTTCAGGACTTACCACCAGTTAGTCCTCCACTCCAGGGTCCACAAGCGGGAGAGAGCTGGTGAGGAGAGTCCAACTTCCTCTGTTGATGGGAAGTTGTCAAGAGTGGCCTCACTGGAGAATGCAGAGGAAGGCTGCGAGGAGGGCTTCGAGGAGGCAGAAAACCTGGGTCCAG GTGAAGATGGTTTTGATCGATCAAAAGTCAGATCAAAAGAATGCAGCTACTGCGGCAAATCATTCAGATCAAGCTATTACCTCACAGTTCATCTGAGAACTCACACAG GTGAAAAGCCGTTCAAGTGTCCCTACTGCGACTACGCTGCAGCCCAGAAGACTTCACTGAAGTATCACCTGGATCGGCGTCACAAGGACAAACCCTTCATGGACATTTCCAGCAGACCTTTGGTGCCCTATCCGaatgacataaaacatggaaatgatgatgaaaatccTGCTCCGAATAGATCCATACTCTGGGTTCCCGGAGCCAGATTGTGCACCAATGGAACGCCAGAGGACAGATTTGACAGCATAGGTGGCAAGCTTGGCAAGCCACTCGTCCAGATGAAGGCTGAGTACGAGAAATTAATTGCTAAGTCTGCGTACTCGCCGACTGATGATGTGATCGTAAAGTGCCCCGCACCTGTTAACCTGAAGATGGAAAGGGAGGAGATAAAAGACGAGAACTCCGAGGCACCATTAAATCTGTCCTTAAAAGTGTCCCTCTCCATCCCTGCCAGTGCAGAACACAGAAACGGATTAATTCCACTTGCGTGTTCGTTTTGTGCGTATAAAACCATGTACCCAGAGGTTCTCATCATGCACAAAAAGCTCTCTCATAAAGACAAGTCAGACGCTACAAAAAAGAGCGGATACGGCAGTTTGAAACAGAAACGTCACACAGGCTGCCCCCCTGCGCTCGAAGGGAAAGATGTCACCCCGCTTCCGATGATTGACCGCCGCCACCCTCGTCGAACCAAGTCCCCACCCCCTCAGCCTGCAAAACCACAAGAAAAGACACCTGTTAACCCTCCTCATGGACCTAAACGCTCTCCTGTCCATGCACCTGCACATGATGCCCCGGAGACGCAGCGTTACACACACAACAGCGACACACATCCCAGTCAGGAGTCCTCCAGCTACACAGAGCTCATGAGGAAATCTAACACGAGCAACAAGTACGCCACGGAGCGACCGGGCCCCCCAGACAGGGTGGGAATCGGCGAGAGGAGTTACCCAGCGAGAAGTGGCGTCATCTGGCACTCAGATGCTGCCAGGCTGTGTCTGTCGAGCCGATTTGGGAGCCTCCCTCAGATGGATTTTGGTGAACCTTCCAGCAAGAGGTTAAAGTATGCGGTGCCTCCAGGCAGGGAGGCTGACAGCGGTGAGAAGTCTGGCTTCAGAGGACCAGCAGGAAACGTCTCCAACAGGATGCTGATCTCAGGGAGAAGTGTGAAAACCACGTCAGGTCCGTCCACAGTTTCTGAGACACTGGGTCCTTTGAAGACGACGTCTGCAGCTATGGGAGGAGGCCTGAACTCTGACTGGAGCATGATGAACCTTCTGCGCTCCTACCCACCCAGTGACCTGGCGTCCCTCTATCACAGCGCACCACCCAACCCCAGTCATGGAGGACTGGCCAACCCAAGAGCAG GGGGCAGAACTGTGCTGTACCAACATTTACCCACTCTGCCCAACCTTCAGAGGAGAGACCCCCCGGGCCCTTTCCCTAATCAACGCTATGGAACCACTGACAAAAGTACCTAA